One stretch of Cydia fagiglandana chromosome 18, ilCydFagi1.1, whole genome shotgun sequence DNA includes these proteins:
- the LOC134673535 gene encoding uncharacterized protein LOC134673535 has product MAKPIRSSVRSMLFKIICNYNQVRHDENEKLLEKKRILDEIIQATAGVDDENVRETIQKLASELKNVIDNNASESSYLEKVSTMTGASIRTLRTIKKEGSINQGQWNTPGKKRPRPPTVSNLDNFDVSAIRNKINEFYCVKKQVPTLRALHADLKESIGFSGCCETLRKILHENGFEFKKNKEERSILMEKFEISGWRQRFLRAIHKKREEGKNIVYLDETYVHQNYRPKKSWQGPSTSGLVEKISSGKRHIIVHAGSEQGFVPNALLVFSTKSKAADYHDDMNSSNFLKWLREMLIPNLTEPSVIVMDNASYHVTQINKPPTMHSLKADIQKWLRENNIPYEECFKKEELMCLVEENKIGPIYAAEELLKQHGHEVLKLPPYHCDLNAIELIWSLTKRKIASRNVGLPGSDTENLIRECFAMITPEDWKKSTDHVINVERKYKSKDNITDTELAPFIIEVRESDNDSDSSLSGIEFLESDFDYDS; this is encoded by the exons ATGGCTAAACCGATTAGAAGCAGTGTGAGGAGCATGTTATTTAAGATAATCTGTAACTATAATCAAGTTCGACACGACGAAAATGAGAAATTACTAGAAAAGAAGCGAATATTGGACGAAATCATTCAGGCGACCG cgGGCGTAGATGACGAAAATGTTAGAGAAACTATTCAAAAGCTAGCAAGCGAACTGAAGAATGTTATTGATAATAACGCATCAGAATCAAGTTATTTAGAGAAAGTGTCTACTATGACag gtgcAAGCATTCGTACACTACGCACAATTAAAAAAGAGGGTTCTATTAACCAAGGCCAATGGAATACGCCAGGGAAAAAACGACCCCGGCCACCAACTGTGTCAAATTTAGACAATTTTGATGTGTCAGCCAtccgtaataaaattaatgagttTTATTGCGTCAAAAAGCAGGTACCTACTCTAAGAGCCTTACATGCGGATTTGAAAGAATCTATAGGATTCTCAGGATGTTGTGAAACACTGAGGAAAATACTACACGAGAACGGatttgagtttaaaaaaaataaagaagagCGCTCCATCCTCATGGAAAAGTTTGAAATATCTGGGTGGAGGCAAAGGTTTCTTAGAGCTATACATAAAAAACGGgaagaaggaaaaaatattgtctATCTTGATGAGACATATGTCCATCAAAATTACAGACCGAAGAAGTCATGGCAAGGGCCTTCAACTTCCGGTTTAGTTGAAAAAATTTCCTCGGGTAAGCGGCATATTATAGTGCATGCTGGATCAGAGCAAGGATTTGTGCCCAATGCTTTGCTTGTTTTTAGCACAAAATCCAAAGCAGCTGACTATCATGATGACATGAACAGTTCTAATTTTTTAAAGTGGCTACGAGAAATGTTAATCCCAAATTTGACTGAGCCCAGTGTAATTGTTATGGACAATGCCAGTTACCAtgtaacacaaataaataagcCTCCAACCATGCACAGCTTAAAGGCTGATATTCAAAAATGGCTAAGGGAAAATAATATCCCATATGAAGAGTGTTTCAAAAAGGAGGAATTGATGTGCCTCGTTGAGGAAAATAAAATTGGTCCCATATATGCAGCAGAGGAGTTATTGAAGCAGCATGGGCATGAGGTCCTTAAATTGCCTCCATACCATTGCGATCTAAACGCTATTGAGTTGATATGGAGCCTCACAAAGCGAAAAATAGCCAGCAGAAATGTGGGGCTACCGGGTTCAGATACGGAAAACTTGATCCGAGAATGTTTTGCAATGATTACCCCGGAAGattggaaaaaaagtacagacCATGTAATAAATGTGGAACGAAAATACAAGTCTAAGGACAACATTACAGACACTGAACTAGCTCCATTCATAATAGAAGTTCGGGAAAGTGACAATGACAGTGATAGTTCTCTGTCAGGAATTGAATTTCTTGAATCCGATTTCGATTATgattcttaa